One part of the Malus sylvestris chromosome 2, drMalSylv7.2, whole genome shotgun sequence genome encodes these proteins:
- the LOC126591385 gene encoding uncharacterized protein LOC126591385, with translation MDELTGHIQDDIPWCMLFADDIVLIDETQEGVNAKLNLWREVLESKGLRLSRSKTEYMECKFSANGGQNELGVRIGDQEIPKSDRFRYLGSILQKNGELDGDLNHRIQAGWMKWKSASGVLCDRRMPLKLKGKFYRTAIRPAMLYGTECWAVKHQHVHKMGVAEMRMLRWMCGHTRKDKIRNEDIRGKVGVAEIEGKMKENRLRWFGHVQRRPTDAPIRRCDYGTEVQGRRGRGRPRKTLRETLRKDLKYLDLTEDMTQDRTQWRSKIHIADPTQ, from the coding sequence atggatgagttaacaggacatattcaagatgatattccttggtgtatgcttttcgcagacgatatagtgttgatagatgaaactcaggaaggggtaaatgcaaagcttaacctttggagagaagtgttggaatctaaaggtcttcgcctaagccgatcaaagacagaatatatggagtgcaagttcagtgcaaatggaggccaaaacgagttaggggtgaggatcggagatcaagaaataccaaagagcgaccgttttcgttacctaggatctatcttgcaaaagaacggagaattagatggagatctcaaccatagaatacaagctggatggatgaagtggaagagtgcatccggcgtgttgtgtgaccgccgtatgccactgaagcttaagggaaaattttataggacggcaataaggccagcgatgctgtatggcacagaatgttgggcggtgaagcatcaacacgtacacaaaatgggtgtagcggagatgaggatgcttcgttggatgtgtgggcacacgagaaaggataagattaggaatgaggatatccggggtaaagtaggagtagccgaaattgaaggaaagatgaaagaaaatcggttacggtggtttggacatgtgcaaagaaggcctactgacgctccgattagaagatgcgactatgggacagaggttcagggccgaaggggtagaggaagacccaggaaaactttgagagagaccctaagaaaagacttaaagtacttggatctaacggaggacatgacacaggacagaacacaatggcgttctaagattcatatagccgatcccactcagtga